The Biomphalaria glabrata chromosome 13, xgBioGlab47.1, whole genome shotgun sequence sequence gtgcggagttgtaaaaaagctcccacaaccttgtcacaatccaggcgccgttcctcaaggggccgttacataataaatggcgtgtcccgcacggttagcctgatatagaaaagaaaaatggcgggggacttagtagatctatacgcggcctcttgccgcgagtctgaccaaCCCGCCAGGTTAGAgcgagctcttgttcacttttgctgggctagagttccaagagccgaaggctcaactctacctcacagtttaagaagaagaatgtgaacactccaacataacaatgagaacaaggaagaagaggaagagtAGAAGAGCTACGTTTTGTGTTTCCTTTGCAATAGATAGCCTCATGCTTAAGTAGAAAAACAATGACCCGTGTTAAATGGAGACGATAGTTTTCATAGACGATAAAAGCTGGCTCTGGGGTGAAAGAACTGAATTGCTAGAACTTTTCTAAGCGTGTCTCTGAATTGCTTGTTTAAACCGATGTACACTATAAAATCAGACGAGCTTTGGATGCAGCCGACAGTATTCGCAAGCTGAAAGAACAGCTTCCCAACGTTCGATGGTGCCTCATCTGTGAGTGCGTAAGAAGCATACTCTGCGGGAATATACAGTGGCAATGACAGCACCGCTGATGTAACGCAGTAGACAGCGCAAACTGCTAGCAAAGTTTTGGTCGTCCTGTTGGTGGAGCGCATTGATGACGTCATCTTCTTTCGTTTGATGGAGGCGATTTGAATTTGGATTGAAATGACAATACATCCAGTCACAGTGAAAATGGGTGGAATTATTATGCTAGTGTAAACCATTAAATTTTGAATAGTGGCAACCGATTCTGGATTATCGTTAAAAAAGGCTGATCTTTTAATGAGTCCTACAGAAATATTTCGCACAGGGTCAACGCTGTAGTCTAATACTTGCCAAAAGCTGCTGTAGACAAAGAGTGAAAGTGAGTAGACAGCCACCCCCGCAATGGCCATCCAAGTTCTCGTTGGTGTTAACGCTCGGTTAAAATTGAGCGGGAAGAAGATGACCACAAGTCTTTCTATAGTAATTAGCATGGGCAGCGTCATTCCAGTGACACCAAAAGTATAGTCACACAGCGTGAAGATGGTAAATAGTACAAACAACGCATCACAAGTGGACTTTGAATAGTCAACATATTCGTGGTTCCAAACGGCCTCGTAGATAATCTTTGGTATGTTGTTGTACGATACTAGAAAGATGATATCACAGAAAGCTAAACTGACCAAGAGAATGTTAGAACATTTGGACATCCCATGTTTGACCAAGACAATGATACTCAATATGTTACCTACAAAACCAAAGATAGAGATAGCAGGAGTTATTCCAAACATCAGAATTTTCATTGCCAGCCATGTGTTTTGATCATCAAGTAACTTGGACACTACACTGGAACTTTCGTTACTCATTTTCTAAACAATTTATTCGGATACACTGTCTCTAGCACTTTCATGATAGTCAAAATAACTTTGCGATTGTTACTTTAAATATGTTGAATTTAAATTGTTACTTTTTTGCTTGTGGGACACTTTATTAGAAATCTCCCGAAAACATAATTAAAGGCGAATATTTGTTATCAGACTATTAATACATTTCCATTATCACTtgtaattataaaatgaaagattTCATTGTTGTCACACGACTGCAGTGTCAGAATATGATTTAGATAATAATACGATATTTGTTAGATAGTCATATaacgatcttttttttttctaaaagtaaaGTTAGTCTGTCATTATCTAGCTTTTTTTTACTGCACATGCAATTAAATTGTCTTGAGACGTGATTAGTTTCAGAAAACCAATACTATTTCTTTGACTTTCAGTCGAGATTAATACAATGTAGGTCTTGCTCTACAATTAGTCCACggttttgtttttacactaATTGTTCTGATACGCACACACATCACTACATACACGCACACAGCTGAACTCATAAACTGAACAaacaatgactttttttttgctctaaTGTTCCATTATTGACAGAGGCTGAGCGTTGGTATTTACCAATCTAGTTCATATCTTATGAAAGGTGCTATCATATACTTAGCTTTAACTCGTTGGCTCAAGAACTACCGGTACAATGCTAAATTTTACCTTTATTTAGGCACTTAGTTTTGGTAGGATTTTGGAACtgttacaatttaaaataaaagaaataaaatgtgtatgtgATAAAGGAAGTAACATACTTTCGGCTTTTAACCCAAATAAATATGCATAGTTTTCTTCTGGAACATGCTCTATACTCTATAGTATATAGCGACAGTTTTTCTACTTGCAAAGTTGAAGTCGTAGAGCATAGCaagagttgcctgaatcagactgGGAACCAGTCCCTTAGTAGAATTTAAGTCTTTAATTAATATGCACAACTGATTTAACACATTGATTTGGTGTTTTATGAAGATAGTCACCAGGCAATGTCTTATTACCAGTGCTCTATTTATCTAAAGCCAACAACAACTATAGTTTAGGGCCCCAACTTGCTTCGGACCCATCCAAAAATGGTTCCAGGGATAACTTCAGTCATTTTCAATAAAGAAAGAGGCAAAATTGTATTTTACTGATGACAAGGGGTCGCCATTACTCAAATAGCTTAAGGATTTATGAAGTCTAATTCCAGCCCTGTTAATTGTAACGATTTCATTATGATTTAAGGTTAATCACATTTAGTGCAACTAAGTAGCTCTTACTATTGTATAAATATTGCTAATatctacatttttgttttcagacgTAATCTACCAAGGACGAATAAAAACATTCGATGTTTCCCAGTGCCTAAAACTCAGTTTTCACTGGCGTTATTGATACTGCCtaggcaaaaatatttttaaaatacttgttTATAAAGACAATAAcacctttatacaacttatagagcgattatttttctcttaataacgaATAAATATTAGATCATTTTTTAGAACATTTTTAATCGCCCCATCAACCCCGCACCcttcccgaaataaaaaaaaatccaggtataaatctactagactttataatattccaatgattaGCCTTAAGTTCTaaacttagaagacgatgtACAACTCTTGAAAGAATAGGGCGTACAGGGCGTACACGCGGAAATACCGGAAGAAGTCATCTGTTCAAGATTAGTATTTTCTAttcctctagactctagacaattttaaattaatttcttttatgcTTTGAAAAATTGTAACGATCAAACTAGAGTTCTCTCAGTGTGGCCATCGAGCTAATAATTCTTCCCCTTAATATACATCAAGTGTCAAGGAAAATAAttggagccgttttcgagaaacGTGTCCACCCTTGGCCCATTCCGAAAGTGCGACTTAAATAGAGGTATTtttgtaacaaaagaaaaaataaactttcacatacttttagcttttgaAAAACGTTTAGCTGACAAATCAGAGCGAGGTTGTAACCTTCCCGAGCAATCATGCAACACTTTTGTAAGCGTTCCTCTAAACTGTTTGTTGACACcaacataaacaataaaatcagATGAGCTGTTGATGCAGCTGACAGTGCTCATGAGCTGATAGAACAGCCTCCCTACGTTTGAGGGTTCGTCATCTGTCAAAGAATATGAGGCATACTCTGCGGGAATGTACATAGGCATTGTCAGCAAGGTTGCAGAAACGCAGTAGACTGCGCAAACTGCCAACAAGGTTTTTGTTGTTCTACTCGTGGATCGAATTGATGATGTGATTTTCTTTCGTTTAATGGAAGCAATATATACTAGAGTAAATAATCACTTCTTGAAATGCAGCAATGAATGTTGGGTTTTCATAAATTAAAGCGGATCTCTTGATCAGACCCAGAGATGTATTTCTGATGGGGTCGTATCTGACCTCCATGTCCTGCCAGAAGCTCAAGTAGACAAACCCAGAGATGTATTTCTAATGGGGTCATATCTGACCTCCAAGTCCTGCCAGAATCTCAAGTAGACAGACCCAGAGATGTATTTCTGATGGGGTCATATCTGACCTCCATGTCCTGCCAGAAGCTCAAGTAGACAAACCCAGAGATGTATTTCTGATGGGGTCATATCTGATTTTCTTTCGTTTAATGGAAGCAATTTGAAGTTGAACGGAAATGGCAATACATCCTGTTAAAGTGAATATTGGTGGTACACATATACTGGAGTAAATAATCACTTCTTGAAATGCAGCAATGAATGTTGGGTTTTCATAAATTAAAGCGGATCTCTTGATCAGACCCAGAGATGTATTTCTGATGGGGTCATATCTGACCTCCATGTCCTGCCAGAAGCTCAAGTAGACAGATACAGAGAGCCAATAGAGAGTCATGCCAGCGATAATGATCCACGTTCTTTTTGGTGTCAGACTTCTGCCTGagtggaatggaaagaaaatgaCAACAATTCTTTCGGCTGTTATCAACATAGGCAACGACAGACTCATAATACCAATACCGTAATCCAGCACAGTGAAGAAAGTAAATAGTACAAACAACATATCACATACTGACTTTGAGTACTTAACGTATTCATGGTTCCAGACGGCTTCGTAGATAAGCTTTGGTACGCTGTTGAAAGATATCAGAAATGTAATGTCATAGAAAGCTAAGGTCACCAACAGAATGTTAGAACATTTGGACATTCCATGTTTGGTCAAGACAATGATGCTCAACACTTTACCCACAACACCAAAGATGGAAATGGCTGGAGTGATGCCAAACATGAGAATTTTTATCGCCAGCCATGTGTTTCGCTCGTTGAGGATTTCATTAGCAAAAGTCAAATTTTCACTTAGCATTTTCGCATTAGGTCTATATACATTTGAATATAAAGAGAAACAATTTATTCGATCAAATGACTTATATCGTAATAgtgaatataagaaaaaaaaatagcagtttattttaaagatttagTACTGGCAGAATACGAAATTTTAGttgaacaaaaattattttaagatatttttttttcataaattcaTACAATTTAGTTGACGTCATTCTAATACCTAATGAAATTGATTGTATCAGACAACATTGATACAATAATCGGTCTTATTTTCAAGAAAAATTAAGAAGACAGCGCATGTTATAATTAGAATGCACTCACCTAGATGACCCCCCAGGCCCCCAGGAttgttatctttcttttttaacgACTCTAGTGAACTgtgaaattaaaatttgaacACGAGCTTATCAATAAAAGGTAATGATTCAACTGCAGACATTTATTAGTTTGATCGTGAACGACCTTcgatattttacaaaataatatttgcCGTAAATATGTGGTTTCATTATTGCTCTATACGTAAATCATATCGACGTGATACATTAATAGTAACATTATGTGATATGTTTAAAACTGGTAGATAATGTATTGTACAAACAGAAAAACTTGAGTGACGTCATCATTACATCCACTCTTCTACAGTTCACTAACTACATAGAATATTAATTTCTCAATTGGATTTAAACTCTCAGAGTATTGGTATTGAATTGATTCAAGTCAATATGTGGGTCAAGTGGTAGAAAGTAACATTAAAACAGAACCAGTTTGTAATAGATTCTTTATTAAGAGCTaaataattagaaaagaaatgagTAAATAATTTGAGTGAATCACCTTCACCTGTACCTTTATCTATTGGAACTCTTGGGGCACCACCCAAGATCTGTTCACCTTCTATCTCCGTTCCTCTCTTGATCGGGTATGACACACCAATTGATGAAATAACAAAAAGCAATAATGTAACTTAATCTTCATGGATCTCTGTTTCATTGTATATATCATATCCAAACATAGATCCTAATGATTTACTGctgattttatttcaaattttaactttttttttcatttatttcgtTTTCTATGGTTTTATTCTTTCACCAATTTACCAAGCGATACCTCCCTGCCGCCATTATGATTCGTTTAAAAGGAATTTAATTCAATCAATGCTTCTGTACAGTTTCAGAGTGTGCGATATATAGATCTGCATTTACACATCAGTAAGTTGACTTTGTCTGACAATGAtcaatattcatttttaatacattgttATTGAGGTCTAGGTTAAGATATTTGAATGTCGCAGTGGCTCTTATGATAATCTGAATGTATTTTATCTCAAT is a genomic window containing:
- the LOC129922438 gene encoding uncharacterized protein LOC129922438 gives rise to the protein MLSENLTFANEILNERNTWLAIKILMFGITPAISIFGVVGKVLSIIVLTKHGMSKCSNILLVTLAFYDITFLISFNSVPKLIYEAVWNHEYVKYSKSVCDMLFVLFTFFTVLDYGIGIMSLSLPMLITAERIVVIFFPFHSGRSLTPKRTWIIIAGMTLYWLSVSVYLSFWQDMEVRYDPIRNTSLGLIKRSALIYENPTFIAAFQEVIIYSSICVPPIFTLTGCIAISVQLQIASIKRKKIRYDPIRNTSLGLST
- the LOC129922595 gene encoding neuropeptides capa receptor-like is translated as MSNESSSVVSKLLDDQNTWLAMKILMFGITPAISIFGFVGNILSIIVLVKHGMSKCSNILLVSLAFCDIIFLVSYNNIPKIIYEAVWNHEYVDYSKSTCDALFVLFTIFTLCDYTFGVTGMTLPMLITIERLVVIFFPLNFNRALTPTRTWMAIAGVAVYSLSLFVYSSFWQVLDYSVDPVRNISVGLIKRSAFFNDNPESVATIQNLMVYTSIIIPPIFTVTGCIVISIQIQIASIKRKKMTSSMRSTNRTTKTLLAVCAVYCVTSAVLSLPLYIPAEYASYALTDEAPSNVGKLFFQLANTVGCIQSSSDFIVYIGLNKQFRDTLRKVLAIQFFHPRASFYRL